The Athene noctua chromosome 3, bAthNoc1.hap1.1, whole genome shotgun sequence genome includes a region encoding these proteins:
- the RERG gene encoding ras-related and estrogen-regulated growth inhibitor, with the protein MAKSAEVKLAIFGRAGVGKSALVVRFLTKRFIWEYDPTLESTYRHQATIDDEVVSMEILDTAGQEDAIQKEGHVRWGEGFVLVYDITDRVSFEEVLPLKNLLDEVKKPKNVTLILVGNKADLDHSRQVSTEEGEKLATELACAFYECSACTGEGNIMEAFYELCREVRRRKMVQGKTRRRSSTTHVKQAINKMLTKISS; encoded by the exons CTCTCGTTGTACGCTTCCTGACCAAACGGTTCATCTGGGAGTATGACCCAACACTAG AGTCTACATATCGTCACCAAGCTACCATTGATGATGAAGTGGTTTCCATGGAGATACTAGATACAGCTGGTCAG GAGGATGCTATTCAGAAAGAAGGACATGTGCGATGGGGTGAAGGCTTTGTGCTGGTTTACGACATCACGGACAGAGTCAGCTTTGAGGAAGTGCTGCCACTTAAGAACTTGTTGGatgaagttaaaaaacccaaaaatgtcACCCTGATCCTGGTGGGGAACAAAGCAGACTTGGATCACTCCAGGCAGGTCAGCACAGAGGAAGGTGAAAAGCTGGCAACAGAACTAGCATGTGCTTTTTATGAGTGCTCTGCTTGCACAGGAGAGGGAAACATTATGGAGGCCTTCTATGAGCTCTGTCGTGAGGTGCGGCGTCGAAAGATGGTCCAGGGCAAGACTCGGAGACGAAGCTCCACCACCCACGTCAAGCAGGCAATTAATAAGATGCTTACCAAAATAAGCAGCTAA